In one window of Bos taurus isolate L1 Dominette 01449 registration number 42190680 breed Hereford chromosome 15, ARS-UCD2.0, whole genome shotgun sequence DNA:
- the BUD13 gene encoding BUD13 homolog isoform X1, whose protein sequence is MAAAPPLSKAEYLKRYLSGADGGVDGGPESGRKRRKKRPKPSGAGGKGMRIVDDDVSWTSISTTKAEKEEEEDDGDLPVVAEFVDERPEEVKQMEAFRSSAKWKLLGSHSEDTPSHRQFCHDTPDSSPPRKVRHDTPDPSSPRRVRHDTPDPSPPRRVRHDTPDPSPPRKVRHDTPDSSPPRKARHDTPDSSPPRKIRHDTLDSAPPRKVRHDTPDPSPPRRTRHDTPDSSPPRRTYHSSSDLSPARRARNCSPDTAQPRRTLDSVDRSQLRKAHHNSSDLAANVPHSLPRTKSSEAPESSSKTSPHCKGPGPSHPSLPKNSKYEYDSDLSPSRKKQATSHVGNKQHDSKGDSRKTSDSDLSPPRHKQSSGPQDSDSDLSPPRNRPRHRSSDSDLSPPRRKQRAKSSDSDLSPPRRSQPLGKKAAHMYSGAKTGLVLTDIQREQQELKKRDQETMAFEAEFQHAETVFRDKSGRKRNLKLERLEQRRKAEKDSKREELYAQWGKGLAQTRQQQQNVEDAMKEMQKPLARYIDDEDLDRMLREQEREGDPMANFIKKNKAKENKNKKVRPRYSGPAPPPNRFNIWPGYRWDGVDRSNGFEQKRFARLASKKAVEELAYKWSVEDM, encoded by the exons ATGGCGGCAGCTCCACCGCTCTCCAAGGCCGAGTACCTGAAGCGATACTTGTCTGGGGCAGATGGCGGCGTCGACGGGGGCCCTGAGTCCGGCCGCAAGCGTCGCAAAAAGCGGCCGAAGCCTAGCGGGGCCGGCGGCAAGGG aaTGCGAATTGTGGATGATGACGTGAGCTGGACATCTATCTCAACCACTAAagcagaaaaggaggaagaggaagatgatGGAGATTTGCCTGTG GTGGCTGAGTTTGTGGATGAGCGGCCAGAAGAGGTAAAGCAGATGGAAGCCTTTCGTTCCAGTGCTAAATGGAAGCTTCTGGGGA GCCACAGTGAAGATACACCCTCACACAGACAGTTCTGTCATGACACCCCAGATTCATCTCCTCCTAGGAAGGTTCGTCACGACACCCCGGATCCGTCTTCTCCTAGAAGGGTTCGTCATGACACTCCAGATCCATCTCCTCCTCGAAGGGTTCGTCATGATACTCCAGATCCGTCTCCTCCTAGGAAGGTTCGTCATGACACCCCTGATTCATCTCCTCCTAGGAAGGCCCGTCATGACACCCCGGATTCATCTCCTCCTAGGAAGATTCGTCATGACACTCTGGATTCTGCTCCTCCTAGGAAGGTTCGTCATGATACCCCAGATCCATCTCCTCCTAGGAGGACCCGTCATGACACCCCAGATTCATCTCCTCCTAGGAGGACCTACCACAGTTCCTCAGATCTCTCTCCTGCCAGAAGGGCCCGTAACTGCTCCCCTGACACAGCTCAACCTAGAAGGACTCTTGACTCTGTGGATAGATCACAGCTCAGGAAAGCCCATCATAATTCCAGTGACTTGGCTGCTAATGTTCCTCACTCACTGCCCAGAACCAAAAGCAGTGAAGCCCCAGAAAGCTCTAGCAAAACTTCTCCACATTGCAAGGGGCCAGGACCTTCTCATCCATCactcccaaagaatagcaaatatGAGTATGACTCAGACCTCTCTCCTTCACGAAAAAAACAAGCAACATCCCATGTTGGAAATAAGCAGCATGATTCTAAAG GTGACAGTAGGAAAACCTCTGATTCAGATCTTTCTCCTCCACGGCACAAACAGAGTTCAGGGCCCCAGGATTCCGATTCCGATCTGTCACCTCCGCGGAATAGACCTAGGCATCGGAGCTCTGATTCTGACCTCTCTCCACCAAGGAGAAAGCAGAGGGCCAAATCTTCTGATTCTGATCTGTCTCCACCTCGAAGGAGTCAGCCTCTGGGAAAGAAG GCTGCACACATGTATTCTGGGGCTAAAACTGGGTTGGTGTTAACTGACATACAGCGAGAGCAGCAGGAGCTCAAGAAACGGGACCAAGAGACCATGGcatttgaag CTGAATTCCAACATGCCGAAACTGTATTTCGGGATAAGTCTGGTCGTAAGAGGAATTTGAAACTGGAACGTCTAGAGCAGAGGCGAAAAGCAGAGAAGGACTCAAAGAGAGAGGAGCTGTATGCTCAGTGGGGCAAAGG GCTTGCCCAAACCCGGCAGCAGCAACAAAATGTGGAGGATGCAATGAAGGAAATGCAGAAGCCTCTGGCCCGCTATATTGATGATGAAGATTTGGATCGGATGCTGAGAGAACAGGAAAGAGAGGGGGACCCCATGGCCAACTTTATCAAGAAGAATAAGGCCAAGGAGAACAAGAATAAGAAAG TGAGACCTCGCTACAGTGGCCCTGCACCCCCTCCCAACAGATTCAATATCTGGCCAGGGTATCGCTGGGATGGAGTGGACAG ATCCAATGGATTTGAACAGAAGCGCTTTGCCAGGCTTGCCAGCAAGAAGGCGGTGGAGGAACTTGCCTACAAGTGGAGTGTTGAGGATATGTAA
- the BUD13 gene encoding BUD13 homolog, translating into MAAAPPLSKAEYLKRYLSGADGGVDGGPESGRKRRKKRPKPSGAGGKGMRIVDDDVSWTSISTTKAEKEEEEDDGDLPVVAEFVDERPEEVKQMEAFRSSAKWKLLGSHSEDTPSHRQFCHDTPDSSPPRKVRHDTPDPSSPRRVRHDTPDPSPPRRVRHDTPDPSPPRKVRHDTPDSSPPRKARHDTPDSSPPRKIRHDTLDSAPPRKVRHDTPDPSPPRRTRHDTPDSSPPRRTYHSSSDLSPARRARNCSPDTAQPRRTLDSVDRSQLRKAHHNSSDLAANVPHSLPRTKSSEAPESSSKTSPHCKGPGPSHPSLPKNSKYEYDSDLSPSRKKQATSHVGNKQHDSKGSSPTHRKHHTGSPPRKHHTLDSSSYPGDSRKTSDSDLSPPRHKQSSGPQDSDSDLSPPRNRPRHRSSDSDLSPPRRKQRAKSSDSDLSPPRRSQPLGKKAAHMYSGAKTGLVLTDIQREQQELKKRDQETMAFEAEFQHAETVFRDKSGRKRNLKLERLEQRRKAEKDSKREELYAQWGKGLAQTRQQQQNVEDAMKEMQKPLARYIDDEDLDRMLREQEREGDPMANFIKKNKAKENKNKKVRPRYSGPAPPPNRFNIWPGYRWDGVDRSNGFEQKRFARLASKKAVEELAYKWSVEDM; encoded by the exons ATGGCGGCAGCTCCACCGCTCTCCAAGGCCGAGTACCTGAAGCGATACTTGTCTGGGGCAGATGGCGGCGTCGACGGGGGCCCTGAGTCCGGCCGCAAGCGTCGCAAAAAGCGGCCGAAGCCTAGCGGGGCCGGCGGCAAGGG aaTGCGAATTGTGGATGATGACGTGAGCTGGACATCTATCTCAACCACTAAagcagaaaaggaggaagaggaagatgatGGAGATTTGCCTGTG GTGGCTGAGTTTGTGGATGAGCGGCCAGAAGAGGTAAAGCAGATGGAAGCCTTTCGTTCCAGTGCTAAATGGAAGCTTCTGGGGA GCCACAGTGAAGATACACCCTCACACAGACAGTTCTGTCATGACACCCCAGATTCATCTCCTCCTAGGAAGGTTCGTCACGACACCCCGGATCCGTCTTCTCCTAGAAGGGTTCGTCATGACACTCCAGATCCATCTCCTCCTCGAAGGGTTCGTCATGATACTCCAGATCCGTCTCCTCCTAGGAAGGTTCGTCATGACACCCCTGATTCATCTCCTCCTAGGAAGGCCCGTCATGACACCCCGGATTCATCTCCTCCTAGGAAGATTCGTCATGACACTCTGGATTCTGCTCCTCCTAGGAAGGTTCGTCATGATACCCCAGATCCATCTCCTCCTAGGAGGACCCGTCATGACACCCCAGATTCATCTCCTCCTAGGAGGACCTACCACAGTTCCTCAGATCTCTCTCCTGCCAGAAGGGCCCGTAACTGCTCCCCTGACACAGCTCAACCTAGAAGGACTCTTGACTCTGTGGATAGATCACAGCTCAGGAAAGCCCATCATAATTCCAGTGACTTGGCTGCTAATGTTCCTCACTCACTGCCCAGAACCAAAAGCAGTGAAGCCCCAGAAAGCTCTAGCAAAACTTCTCCACATTGCAAGGGGCCAGGACCTTCTCATCCATCactcccaaagaatagcaaatatGAGTATGACTCAGACCTCTCTCCTTCACGAAAAAAACAAGCAACATCCCATGTTGGAAATAAGCAGCATGATTCTAAAG GCTCTTCCCCCACCCATAGGAAACATCACACAGGCTCTCCACCCAGGAAACATCACACATTGGACTCTTCTTCCTACCCAGGTGACAGTAGGAAAACCTCTGATTCAGATCTTTCTCCTCCACGGCACAAACAGAGTTCAGGGCCCCAGGATTCCGATTCCGATCTGTCACCTCCGCGGAATAGACCTAGGCATCGGAGCTCTGATTCTGACCTCTCTCCACCAAGGAGAAAGCAGAGGGCCAAATCTTCTGATTCTGATCTGTCTCCACCTCGAAGGAGTCAGCCTCTGGGAAAGAAG GCTGCACACATGTATTCTGGGGCTAAAACTGGGTTGGTGTTAACTGACATACAGCGAGAGCAGCAGGAGCTCAAGAAACGGGACCAAGAGACCATGGcatttgaag CTGAATTCCAACATGCCGAAACTGTATTTCGGGATAAGTCTGGTCGTAAGAGGAATTTGAAACTGGAACGTCTAGAGCAGAGGCGAAAAGCAGAGAAGGACTCAAAGAGAGAGGAGCTGTATGCTCAGTGGGGCAAAGG GCTTGCCCAAACCCGGCAGCAGCAACAAAATGTGGAGGATGCAATGAAGGAAATGCAGAAGCCTCTGGCCCGCTATATTGATGATGAAGATTTGGATCGGATGCTGAGAGAACAGGAAAGAGAGGGGGACCCCATGGCCAACTTTATCAAGAAGAATAAGGCCAAGGAGAACAAGAATAAGAAAG TGAGACCTCGCTACAGTGGCCCTGCACCCCCTCCCAACAGATTCAATATCTGGCCAGGGTATCGCTGGGATGGAGTGGACAG ATCCAATGGATTTGAACAGAAGCGCTTTGCCAGGCTTGCCAGCAAGAAGGCGGTGGAGGAACTTGCCTACAAGTGGAGTGTTGAGGATATGTAA